One stretch of Paraburkholderia fungorum DNA includes these proteins:
- a CDS encoding SMR family transporter: MNPISLICILAGVTLNAGAQLLLKAGTNAVGHFEFTRANILPIGWRLATQAPVIGGLACYVISVVVWIVGLSRVDVSIAYPMLSLGYVVNAFAAWYLFGEVMSVQKLVGIGIILIGVVVLARS; encoded by the coding sequence ATGAACCCGATTTCCCTCATTTGCATCCTCGCGGGCGTGACGCTGAACGCCGGCGCGCAGTTGCTGCTGAAAGCCGGCACCAATGCCGTTGGACACTTCGAATTCACCCGTGCGAACATCCTGCCCATCGGCTGGCGGCTCGCGACCCAGGCGCCGGTGATCGGCGGCCTGGCATGCTATGTGATCAGCGTGGTCGTGTGGATCGTCGGACTGTCGCGGGTCGACGTGTCGATCGCGTATCCGATGCTGTCGCTCGGCTACGTCGTCAACGCGTTTGCGGCCTGGTATCTGTTCGGCGAGGTGATGTCGGTGCAGAAGCTGGTCGGGATCGGCATCATCCTGATCGGCGTGGTGGTGCTGGCGCGCAGCTAG
- a CDS encoding DegT/DnrJ/EryC1/StrS family aminotransferase, with amino-acid sequence MSQSTVPVLPFLPFVKPEIDEETIQGVADVLRSGWITTGPQNQKFEAALSEFCGGRPVRTFNSGTATMEIGLRIAGVGPGDEVITTPATWVSTCNVILQVGATPVFVDIDPVSRNIDLNLLEKAITPRTKALLPVYLSGLPVDMDRLYAIAREHKLRVIEDAAQAFGSTWNGERIGKLGDIVSFSFHANKNLTSIEGGALVLNNEEEALLAQKYRLQGITRTGFDGMDCDVLGGKYNLTDVAARVGLGQLPHMARFIEQRKKLVRLYFAGLGKGPAAELGVGLPFADLDNSNWHMFQITLPLEKLSIDRAGFMGQLKERGIGSGVHYPALHLFTLYRERGFKEGMFPHAERFGETTVTLPLFTLMNEGDVERVCRAVNEICEQYGK; translated from the coding sequence ATGAGCCAGTCAACAGTTCCAGTTTTGCCGTTTTTGCCGTTCGTCAAACCCGAGATCGATGAAGAAACGATCCAGGGCGTCGCCGACGTGCTGCGCTCCGGCTGGATCACCACCGGTCCGCAGAACCAGAAGTTCGAAGCGGCGCTGTCCGAGTTCTGCGGCGGACGTCCGGTGCGCACGTTCAATTCCGGCACGGCGACGATGGAAATCGGCCTGCGCATCGCGGGCGTAGGTCCCGGTGACGAAGTCATCACCACCCCGGCCACCTGGGTGTCCACCTGCAACGTAATCCTGCAGGTCGGCGCGACGCCGGTGTTCGTCGACATCGATCCGGTCAGCCGCAACATCGACCTGAATCTGCTGGAAAAGGCCATCACGCCGCGCACCAAGGCGCTGCTGCCGGTTTATCTGTCGGGCCTGCCGGTCGATATGGACCGCCTGTACGCGATCGCCCGCGAGCACAAGCTGCGCGTGATCGAAGATGCCGCGCAGGCGTTCGGCTCGACGTGGAACGGCGAGCGCATCGGCAAGCTCGGCGACATCGTGTCGTTCAGCTTCCACGCGAACAAGAATCTGACTTCGATCGAAGGCGGCGCGCTGGTGCTGAACAACGAGGAAGAAGCGTTGCTGGCCCAGAAGTACCGGCTGCAAGGCATTACCCGCACGGGCTTCGACGGCATGGACTGCGACGTGCTCGGCGGCAAATACAATCTGACGGACGTCGCCGCGCGCGTCGGGCTCGGTCAACTGCCGCACATGGCGCGGTTCATCGAGCAGCGCAAGAAGCTGGTGCGCCTCTATTTCGCCGGCCTGGGCAAAGGCCCGGCGGCGGAACTGGGAGTCGGCCTGCCGTTCGCCGACCTCGACAACAGCAACTGGCACATGTTCCAGATCACGCTGCCGCTCGAGAAACTGTCGATCGACCGCGCCGGTTTCATGGGTCAACTGAAAGAGCGCGGCATCGGCTCGGGCGTGCATTACCCGGCGCTGCACCTGTTCACGCTGTACCGCGAGCGTGGTTTCAAGGAAGGCATGTTCCCGCACGCGGAGCGCTTCGGCGAAACCACCGTCACGCTGCCGCTGTTCACGCTGATGAACGAAGGCGACGTGGAGCGGGTCTGTCGCGCGGTCAATGAAATTTGCGAACAATACGGAAAGTAA
- a CDS encoding glycosyltransferase, translated as MTYSEHRAVAPEVSIIIPVYNEEAGLAALFARLYPALDALGTGYEVIFINDGSRDKSAALLAEQFRARPDTSRVILLNGNYGQHMAILAGFEQSRGEIVITLDADLQNPPEEIGKLVSKMREGYDYVGTIRLQRQDSLWRRKASRAMNRLRERITRIKMTDQGCMLRAYSRHIIDTINRCGEINTFIPALAYTFAQNPVEIEVAHEERFAGESKYSLYSLIRLNFDLVTGFSVVPLQWLSFIGVILSLGSAALFVLLLIRRFIIGAEVQGVFTLFAVMFFLLGVIIFALGLLGEYIGRIYQQVRARPRYLVQTILEQRDGTTVTETPRQAVVQAVQAAPLVDQGPNP; from the coding sequence ATGACTTATTCGGAACATCGCGCCGTCGCACCGGAAGTGTCGATCATCATTCCGGTGTACAACGAGGAAGCCGGGCTGGCCGCGCTGTTCGCGCGCCTTTATCCGGCGCTCGACGCGCTCGGCACCGGTTATGAAGTGATCTTCATCAACGACGGCAGCCGCGACAAATCCGCCGCTCTGCTCGCCGAGCAGTTCCGCGCGCGGCCCGACACGTCTCGCGTGATCCTGCTGAACGGCAACTACGGCCAGCACATGGCGATTCTGGCGGGCTTCGAGCAGTCGCGCGGCGAGATCGTCATCACGCTCGACGCCGACCTGCAGAATCCGCCGGAAGAGATCGGCAAGCTCGTGTCGAAAATGCGCGAAGGCTACGACTACGTCGGCACGATCCGCCTGCAGCGCCAGGACAGCCTGTGGCGCCGCAAGGCCTCGCGCGCGATGAACCGGCTGCGCGAGCGCATCACGCGCATCAAGATGACCGACCAGGGCTGCATGCTGCGCGCGTACAGCCGGCACATCATCGACACGATCAATCGTTGCGGCGAAATCAACACGTTCATTCCGGCGCTCGCTTACACGTTCGCGCAGAATCCGGTCGAGATCGAAGTCGCGCACGAAGAGCGCTTTGCCGGCGAATCGAAGTACTCGCTGTATTCGCTGATCCGGCTGAATTTCGACCTCGTCACCGGTTTTTCGGTGGTGCCGCTGCAATGGCTGTCGTTCATCGGCGTGATCCTGTCGCTCGGGTCCGCCGCACTGTTCGTGCTTCTGCTGATTCGACGCTTCATCATCGGCGCGGAAGTGCAAGGTGTATTCACGCTGTTCGCCGTGATGTTCTTCCTGCTTGGCGTGATCATCTTCGCGCTCGGGCTGCTCGGCGAATATATCGGCCGGATCTATCAGCAGGTGCGCGCGCGTCCGCGTTATCTGGTGCAGACCATTCTTGAACAGCGCGACGGCACGACCGTGACCGAAACGCCGCGTCAAGCCGTGGTGCAGGCTGTGCAGGCCGCTCCGCTTGTCGATCAGGGCCCGAATCCATGA